The Pedobacter africanus genome has a window encoding:
- a CDS encoding acyl-CoA dehydrogenase family protein — protein MANIFSSLKNAYTLFKSVDFKKLEALSKKVDLARIVDSVSNLDETQLQGLMKMMGNPGKKKELPPIEGDFYHLGDEALKDEDRALQLKVRAFLEKEVKPVVNKYWLKAEFPFELIPKIAELNICGLTYQGYGCPGKTNLMEGMLAMEMARIDTSMSTFFGVQSGLAMGSIYLLGSDEQKQQWLPDMQQMKTIGAFGLTEPEVGSGVAGGLTTTAKRKGNKWVLNGQKKWIGNSTFSDITVIWARDVDDNQVKGFLVRKGSPGFTVEKMQDKMALRIVQNGLITLTNCEVDEEDRLQNANSFKDTAKVLKMTRAGVAWQAVGCARGAYESALNYTRTRRQFGKPIASYQLIQNHLVEMLSNLTAMQTLCFRLSQLQDQGLLTDEHASLAKVFCSMRTRDVVSRAREVMGGNGILLDYDVARFVADAEAIYSYEGTKEINTLIVGRAITGFSAFV, from the coding sequence ATGGCCAATATCTTTTCATCCTTAAAAAATGCCTATACACTTTTTAAAAGTGTGGATTTCAAAAAACTGGAAGCCCTTTCAAAAAAGGTAGACCTTGCCAGAATTGTAGATTCCGTTTCTAATCTTGATGAAACCCAGTTGCAGGGGCTCATGAAGATGATGGGAAATCCAGGAAAAAAGAAGGAGTTGCCACCAATTGAAGGAGATTTTTACCATCTGGGCGACGAAGCCTTGAAAGACGAAGACCGCGCCCTGCAGTTAAAAGTAAGGGCCTTTCTGGAAAAAGAAGTAAAGCCGGTGGTTAATAAATACTGGCTTAAAGCGGAATTCCCATTTGAATTGATCCCTAAAATTGCCGAACTGAACATCTGTGGCCTTACTTATCAGGGATATGGCTGTCCGGGTAAAACAAATTTGATGGAAGGTATGCTGGCTATGGAAATGGCCAGGATTGATACCTCCATGTCTACCTTTTTTGGCGTTCAAAGCGGACTGGCCATGGGCTCTATTTATCTGCTTGGATCAGATGAGCAGAAACAGCAATGGTTGCCTGATATGCAGCAGATGAAAACAATAGGTGCATTTGGTTTAACAGAGCCTGAAGTAGGTTCAGGCGTGGCCGGTGGTTTAACTACCACAGCAAAACGCAAAGGAAATAAATGGGTACTGAATGGTCAGAAAAAATGGATAGGCAATTCCACCTTTTCAGACATCACCGTTATTTGGGCCAGGGATGTGGATGACAATCAGGTAAAAGGTTTTCTGGTCAGAAAAGGCAGCCCGGGCTTTACAGTAGAAAAGATGCAGGATAAAATGGCCCTGCGCATTGTGCAGAACGGATTGATCACGCTAACCAATTGCGAGGTAGATGAAGAAGACCGTCTGCAAAATGCAAATTCTTTTAAAGACACGGCTAAAGTGTTAAAGATGACCAGGGCCGGGGTTGCCTGGCAGGCAGTAGGCTGTGCGCGGGGTGCCTACGAAAGTGCCTTAAACTATACAAGGACCAGGAGGCAATTTGGTAAACCTATTGCATCTTATCAACTCATACAGAACCATCTGGTAGAAATGCTCTCTAACCTTACAGCTATGCAGACCCTATGCTTCCGGCTTTCTCAGCTGCAGGATCAGGGTTTGTTAACCGACGAGCATGCATCACTCGCCAAAGTATTTTGCTCTATGCGTACCCGCGACGTAGTAAGCAGGGCCCGTGAAGTAATGGGCGGGAACGGTATTTTATTGGATTACGATGTAGCCAGGTTTGTAGCCGATGCTGAAGCCATTTATTCTTACGAAGGAACAAAAGAGATCAATACGTTAATTGTTGGGCGGGCAATTACAGGTTTTTCTGCCTTTGTATAA
- the lat gene encoding L-lysine 6-transaminase translates to MYRLNIAPDKVNETLSKHILADGFDLTYDMERSQGAYIYDSKYNRTLLDFFTCFASVPLGYNHPKMVNDEAFKSSLLQAALANPSNSDVYTQQYAQFVATFSKHGIPDYLPHAFFIAGGALAVENAIKVAMDWKVQKNFVKGYKEEKGFKVLHFEKAFHGRTGYTLSLTNTLPDKTKWFAKFDWPRVSVPTVKFPLEGENLKLAIESEEISIAQIKQAFADHKDDICAIIIEPVQSEGGDNHLREEFLIRLKTLADENEAFLIYDEVQTGVGLTGKFWCHQHYSGQARPDIIAFGKKMQVCGILVGHKVDQVENNVFRVPSRINSTWGGNLVDMVRSSQILQIVAEDNLCDNAAVVGRYLQDSLEELAARHDKISNVRGKGLLCAFDFNSKAMRDAFIQKGMENNVMFLGCGNQTIRFRPALCIEKKHIDEGIDVMEHILPSL, encoded by the coding sequence ATGTATCGCCTGAATATAGCTCCCGACAAGGTAAACGAAACACTAAGCAAACACATTTTAGCAGATGGATTTGATCTGACCTATGATATGGAAAGAAGCCAAGGTGCTTATATTTACGATTCGAAATACAACCGTACCCTGCTCGATTTTTTTACCTGCTTTGCCTCAGTACCTTTAGGATATAATCATCCTAAAATGGTAAATGATGAAGCTTTTAAAAGCAGTCTTTTACAGGCTGCATTGGCAAATCCTTCAAATTCTGATGTATATACACAGCAGTATGCACAGTTTGTAGCCACTTTTTCCAAGCATGGTATTCCTGACTACCTGCCTCATGCATTTTTTATTGCTGGCGGAGCCCTTGCTGTTGAAAATGCCATTAAAGTGGCTATGGACTGGAAAGTCCAGAAAAATTTTGTAAAAGGATATAAGGAAGAAAAAGGCTTTAAAGTTTTGCACTTTGAAAAGGCTTTCCATGGCCGTACAGGTTATACCTTAAGCCTGACCAATACCCTGCCTGATAAAACCAAATGGTTTGCCAAATTTGACTGGCCAAGAGTATCGGTACCGACAGTTAAATTTCCGCTGGAGGGAGAAAATTTAAAACTGGCTATCGAGAGTGAAGAAATTTCGATTGCCCAGATCAAACAGGCATTTGCGGATCATAAAGATGACATCTGTGCCATAATCATCGAACCTGTACAATCAGAAGGAGGCGACAACCACCTTCGTGAGGAGTTTTTGATCCGGCTGAAAACACTGGCCGACGAAAATGAAGCATTCCTGATCTATGATGAAGTGCAAACGGGTGTTGGCCTGACCGGTAAATTCTGGTGCCACCAGCACTATAGCGGGCAGGCACGTCCGGATATCATCGCTTTTGGTAAAAAAATGCAGGTATGCGGCATACTGGTTGGTCATAAGGTAGATCAGGTGGAAAACAATGTGTTCAGAGTTCCTTCACGCATCAATTCTACCTGGGGCGGCAATCTTGTAGATATGGTGCGTTCCTCGCAGATCCTACAGATTGTTGCCGAGGACAATTTATGTGACAATGCTGCGGTTGTAGGCCGTTATTTACAGGACAGCCTGGAAGAGCTTGCTGCCAGACATGATAAAATAAGTAATGTTCGCGGGAAAGGCCTGCTTTGTGCTTTTGACTTTAACAGTAAGGCTATGCGTGATGCTTTTATCCAAAAAGGAATGGAAAACAATGTAATGTTTTTAGGCTGTGGCAACCAGACCATCCGTTTCAGACCAGCTTTGTGTATAGAAAAAAAGCACATCGATGAAGGAATAGACGTAATGGAACACATATTGCCTTCCTTATAG
- a CDS encoding sensor histidine kinase — translation MDTLKSDFYQLIKTNGPALDFILESSSMGLWYCHMEDHREMWTNSLFRQTLGYGANAVLDDPHVFLFKEDIKDVAAQLRSRPESRLFIKYRHQNGTVMPAGNTGLLLNDTAGNPAYLLVAVQQIDLPVNGLHGENGVVSKSHQLLNDKLKLSEERFTRAFEHAAIGMAIVSLSGKWLRVNNSLLQMLGYTSAELMKLTFQDITFPDDLNKDLELLTSLVGGEIEHYQMEKRYFHKMGHIVTVILAVSLVKNSKGKPLHFISQITDISKMKAAETEIKSVLDVTSDQNRRLLNFAHIVSHNLRSHSGNLSMLLNFIETDTDENSRQELFRMFRDAASNLQVTIGHLNEVVAVTTTLHQHLICVNLSDAINGAIGNVEALLKAEGVHCINEVRPDVVISAVPAYLDSILLNFLTNAIKYHSKERPPLINLSSATADNLVELSIKDNGLGIDLKLNRDKIFGMYKTFHDNKDARGIGLFITKNQIEAMGGKVTVESEVGKGTIFKIYFKPASGTN, via the coding sequence ATGGACACATTAAAAAGTGATTTTTATCAATTGATAAAAACAAATGGGCCTGCACTTGATTTTATTCTGGAATCATCGTCAATGGGCCTGTGGTACTGCCATATGGAAGACCACAGGGAGATGTGGACAAACTCGTTATTCAGACAAACATTAGGTTATGGAGCCAATGCCGTTTTAGATGATCCGCATGTTTTTCTTTTTAAAGAGGACATTAAAGACGTTGCGGCACAGTTGAGAAGCCGGCCTGAATCGCGCTTGTTTATTAAGTATAGGCACCAGAACGGCACGGTGATGCCAGCAGGGAATACCGGCTTATTGCTGAACGATACGGCGGGAAACCCTGCTTACCTGCTGGTTGCAGTTCAACAGATAGACCTGCCTGTTAATGGCCTGCATGGTGAAAATGGAGTTGTCAGCAAAAGCCACCAATTGCTGAATGACAAACTAAAGCTAAGCGAAGAACGCTTTACCAGGGCTTTTGAACATGCTGCTATAGGAATGGCCATAGTAAGCCTGTCCGGGAAATGGCTGCGTGTAAACAACAGCCTGCTGCAAATGCTTGGATATACTTCAGCCGAACTGATGAAGTTGACCTTTCAGGACATCACTTTTCCGGACGATCTGAACAAAGACCTTGAACTGCTTACTTCATTGGTAGGCGGAGAAATAGAACATTACCAGATGGAAAAAAGGTATTTCCATAAAATGGGACATATTGTTACCGTAATCCTTGCCGTGTCCCTGGTAAAAAACAGTAAGGGCAAACCGCTGCATTTTATCTCCCAGATCACAGACATCAGTAAAATGAAAGCGGCGGAGACCGAAATCAAAAGCGTACTGGATGTAACGAGTGATCAAAACAGGCGTCTGCTTAATTTTGCGCATATCGTATCCCATAACCTCCGTTCGCATTCCGGCAACTTGAGCATGCTGCTTAATTTTATCGAAACCGATACCGACGAAAACTCCCGGCAGGAGCTGTTCAGAATGTTCCGCGATGCAGCATCCAATCTTCAGGTAACCATAGGACACCTGAATGAAGTGGTTGCGGTAACCACTACACTTCATCAGCACCTGATCTGTGTTAACCTTAGCGATGCGATTAATGGCGCCATAGGAAATGTGGAAGCCTTGTTAAAAGCAGAAGGCGTTCACTGCATCAATGAGGTTAGACCCGATGTGGTCATTAGTGCAGTACCTGCCTATCTGGATAGTATCTTACTAAATTTTTTAACCAACGCTATCAAATATCATTCTAAGGAACGCCCCCCGCTGATCAATTTATCGTCGGCTACGGCCGACAACCTGGTTGAGCTTAGCATCAAAGACAATGGTCTGGGCATCGACTTAAAGCTAAACCGGGATAAAATATTTGGCATGTACAAAACCTTTCATGATAATAAAGATGCAAGAGGAATAGGCTTGTTCATTACCAAAAACCAGATTGAGGCGATGGGCGGAAAAGTAACAGTTGAAAGTGAAGTGGGCAAAGGCACAATTTTTAAAATTTACTTTAAACCGGCATCCGGTACAAATTGA
- a CDS encoding 1-aminocyclopropane-1-carboxylate deaminase/D-cysteine desulfhydrase, which translates to MFTDIYSPLQQLNYFSGYQVLVKRDDLIDPYISGNKWRKLKYILAAAKMQQRTHLVTFGGAYSNHLVATAAACARAGLKSTAFVRGDGTACAGNEMLMLCRLFGMALIFTDRLSYKNKSLLFDTYFGTDENAFFVDEGGAGTEALKGCAEIIAELPADTDHLFCAAGTGTTAAGLLNGIYKAGLKTRLHVVPVLKSGDFIADEIVRYTGRTDQLVLHTSYHFGGYAKTRPELIDFIKNFTSSEGMLVDPVYTGKMFYAINDLQKNKYFDPSDKIIALHTGGLLGLLGMKEKF; encoded by the coding sequence ATGTTTACAGATATATATAGTCCCTTACAGCAATTGAATTATTTTTCTGGATACCAGGTACTGGTAAAGCGGGATGATTTGATTGATCCATATATTTCGGGGAATAAATGGCGTAAACTGAAATACATACTGGCAGCTGCAAAAATGCAGCAAAGAACCCACCTGGTAACCTTTGGAGGGGCCTACTCTAACCATCTTGTAGCTACGGCAGCAGCATGTGCCAGGGCCGGACTAAAGAGTACAGCATTTGTGCGCGGAGATGGTACAGCATGCGCAGGTAACGAAATGCTGATGTTGTGTCGTTTATTTGGCATGGCGCTGATATTTACGGACAGACTGAGCTATAAAAACAAATCTCTGCTATTTGACACCTATTTTGGAACTGATGAAAATGCCTTTTTTGTGGATGAGGGCGGGGCTGGGACTGAAGCGCTTAAAGGTTGTGCGGAAATTATTGCAGAATTGCCCGCCGATACCGATCATCTATTTTGTGCGGCAGGAACGGGAACTACCGCGGCTGGATTGCTAAACGGAATTTACAAGGCCGGACTGAAAACAAGGCTTCATGTTGTGCCGGTCTTAAAAAGCGGGGATTTTATAGCAGATGAAATTGTAAGGTATACCGGCCGTACTGATCAGCTGGTGCTGCATACCTCGTATCATTTTGGCGGTTATGCGAAAACCCGGCCTGAACTGATCGATTTCATAAAAAACTTCACAAGCAGCGAAGGGATGCTGGTTGACCCTGTTTATACCGGAAAAATGTTCTATGCCATAAATGACCTCCAGAAAAACAAGTATTTTGACCCTTCAGACAAGATTATTGCGCTGCACACCGGCGGACTGCTTGGCTTATTGGGCATGAAGGAAAAGTTTTAG